In Porites lutea chromosome 1, jaPorLute2.1, whole genome shotgun sequence, a single genomic region encodes these proteins:
- the LOC140946026 gene encoding uncharacterized protein: MDHKNNIYVLNNEYETRKSICERLYKIYKSHDFIWCNQSYTSLATSLFKHMRGYLPESQYDTKTREVLDGFYPRALQWCSTDPAPDNLVPLDISKCYPSILIDNESPIPLYTIRDFIKPFDGVFKTGEYYIDEYVIEKRLGKGIKIEADFYSKQLVQTLIAKFKMPISNVKWYIQARKTLAPDTFKNYMLAIFSMFPEPQAKLIANSYIGELGRKYSRKDHGFTCNSLDTAQCIWASALAENRDVVIDSYQNPNTKQELYLIRERQIERIFSDNTSINRFVISQSIMKCLNMLHDNASHDTNGNGISQVYAINTDGIFMTIPKNKYPNKKDVKFTTDSIGQIFQTDSPAVYFEKHYKENFNPDNYTDYVGNGVIYFDGTGCGKTYRLCQKALAADDPIILSFTNKDIQNVKSVLFNVYNNYELAKKCYTFDLFFCDHHGRDITALEGKTIFVDEYSMTPNKWMTKLYQAFTKYRLTIYMFGDTNQCDPVEPSDMFYDYFESVALSEMCPRRVEMKYIEEYARYDPQTRDLLTKFLKCGSIKHQFEPPVDSYHNICFLNKTRRYVTQECCNRFTENLKYYKIDFKYQGHREKYKVAVGMPMIVTQNMRNKDMFNMEQYNIDSINENDEGNLEFTLNGTVYNEIQTSSANCDRKSNARKTAPEVW; encoded by the coding sequence ATGGATCACAAGAATAACATATACGTTCTTAACAATGAGTATGAAACCCGTAAATCGATCTGTGAACGGTTATACAAAATATACAAATCTCATGACTTTATATGGTGCAATCAGTCATACACCTCGCTGGCAACCTCATTATTTAAACACATGAGAGGCTATCTTCCGGAATCACAATATGACACCAAAACACGGGAAGTATTAGATGGTTTTTATCCTCGAGCACTGCAATGGTGTTCAACTGACCCAGCACCCGATAATTTAGTCCCATTAGATATCTCAAAATGTTATCCTTCTATACTGATCGATAATGAATCACCAATACCATTATATACAATCCGCGATTTTATCAAGCCCTTTGATGGGGTATTTAAGACTGGCGAATATTACATCGACGAATATGTCATCGAAAAACGACTAGGAAAAGGTATCAAAATTGAAGCCGATTTTTATAGCAAACAATTAGTACAAACATTGATCGCAAAGTTTAAGATGCCTATCTCTAATGTCAAATGGTATATCCAAGCACGTAAAACATTAGCCCCGGATACATTCAAGAATTACATGTTAGCAATCTTTTCAATGTTCCCAGAACCCCAAGCAAAATTAATAGCAAACAGTTACATCGGTGAACTGGGCAGAAAATATAGTCGCAAAGACCATGGTTTTACATGTAACTCACTAGATACGGCACAGTGCATCTGGGCATCTGCTCTTGCCGAGAATCGCGATGTTGTTATTGACAGTTATCAGAATCCAAACACTAAACAAGAATTATATCTAATCAGAGAGCGTCAAATTGAGCGCATATTTTCTGATAATACATCAATCAACCGCTTTGTAATCTCTCAGTCCATAATGAAATGTCTGAACATGTTACACGACAATGCGAGTCACGATACTAACGGTAATGGAATCAGTCAAGTATACGCAATCAATACTGACGGCATCTTTATGACTATTCCTAAAAACAAATATCCCAACAAGAAAGATGTCAAATTTACAACAGATAGTATCGGACAAATATTTCAAACTGATAGCCCGGCTGTATATTTTGAGAAACATTACAAGGAGAATTTTAATCCTGATAATTACACTGATTATGTGGGGAATggtgttatttattttgacGGTACCGGATGTGGTAAAACATATCGATTATGCCAAAAGGCACTAGCAGCCGATGACCCCATAATCCTATCATTTACTAATAAGGATATCCAGAATGTAAAATCGGTGCTGTTTAATGTGTACAATAATTATGAGTTAGCTAAGAAGTGTTACACATTTGATCTGTTCTTTTGTGATCATCACGGACGTGACATAACAGCACTAGAGggcaaaacaatatttgtgGACGAATACTCCATGACTCCTAATAAGTGGATGACGAAGCTCTATCAAGCGTTCACTAAATACAGACTCACTATTTATATGTTTGGTGATACTAATCAGTGTGATCCCGTTGAGCCATCTGATATGTTTTACGATTATTTTGAGTCAGTGGCTCTTTCTGAGATGTGTCCGCGACGGGTTGAAATGAAGTATATAGAAGAATATGCTCGATACGACCCGCAAACAAGGGATCTGCTAACCAAGTTTCTTAAGTGTGGCAGTATCAAACACCAATTTGAACCACCGGTGGATAGTTACCATAATATTTGCTTTCTGAATAAAACAAGACGGTATGTCACACAAGAATGCTGTAACAGATTTACAGAAAACTTGAAATATTATAAGATCGATTTTAAATATCAAGGACATAGGGAGAAATATAAGGTAGCGGTTGGAATGCCAATGATAGTAACACAAAATATGCGCAATAAAGATATGTTTAATATGGAGCAGTACAATATTGACAGCATTAACGAGAATGATGAAGGCAATCTTGAATTCACGCTAAATGGAACAGTATATAATGAAATACAAACATCAAGCGCAAATTGTGACAGAAAATCAAATGCGAGAAAGACTGCGCCAGAAGTTTGGTGA